From Amyelois transitella isolate CPQ chromosome 2, ilAmyTran1.1, whole genome shotgun sequence:
CCTATATTCTAACTTACTTTATTTAGTGGTTTTGGGTAATTTGTGTGATTTGGAGTTTCTTCCATGTGTCAATTCAACTTTATCTTTAGGTTACTATTGTTCACTTATGCCATTTTGGAAGAAATTCTCAATTGTGAGGCACAATAAAAGGaaccaaatatttttgtgtaatttatttctttttatcattaacataatacaattttgaacATAGAGATATGCAATGTACAGACTggtaatcaataaaaaaatacatattcaatcttttagttaatttaaaacaccACTCAAAAATTGTaagcattattttattgtaactttaaagtgccctgtggttcccttaggaaaagtattattaatcTTTTCCCACCAATAAAAGGTGGCTAAGTGAATAGGCACATTCATGAAccaatgaattaatttatccaggatcatggtcaaaaggtgCAAACCGTACTCTGGAGAAGTGAGGTAACCAGGATTAATGCAAGATGGAAGATGAACTATCTTTAGATGTTAAAGCctctacatatttattaaaatcctttTTGCTTCTGCACAGaacattcaaattaatttcattaagacCTAATTCCCTCAGCTGCTTTAGTCTTTGAAGCACCGTATTTGGTGCTGATGTTAAAACTCGAGGTTTGGCAGCAATATCTTCCACCCTGAAGCCTTCTTTTATGAGGATGTCCAAAAAATTCTTCACCTACAAATGTcattaataattgaaaaattaaataaggcaATTTTATAACTACATGCCATTCCAGATAAACAATTAgaataaactataatattataaaaagatttcCTTAAGGGTTACAGTAAATTACTTAAGATGTACCTGCACAGTAACatgaaacttaaaaatacCTTGGTCACACGTATAGTCTTCAATGCTGGTATtctcatacatattttttctactTTCTCTGGTGAAATTTCCAACCTGTTAGCTAAATACACCTGAGTTGATTTTGTATcacctaaaatattttttgtctctTGAGATATATTGACGtatctgaaaacaaaaataatttatatatatcactAGTGTGCGCCAGCTGaatttggcctttcagtctttccaaaatTGTTGGCTTCCACTCAGCAAAAGAAGAAGATGTgatataatatgttatatatacaGTACCTGTTTAAAATGTCTTCTGAACACCTTACCATCCAAGGATACAAATTATCAATTCCCATACTTTTGACCCTTTCAAGTCTTTCTCTTATTGTATCACTTCGATACTTGAGAACCCACAGGTCTCTTATTATGCGGTCTCCAGACACACCATTttctgtaaatttatttattgtacaaaaaagtataaaacacTAAAAGGATACAGAAGTACAAGAATCATTTATGacttgaatatggttacaatacACAACATATACCTTTCAAGATGTTggagtatttattattcttttatatttttaatagattttgccttaaagaagtaaaataaattccctttgcaaatatttcaagttaatgttataaaaatagatgccttagttttttattcttcTGTTTTGTTGAATTTCTTACCTAATAAAACTTCTAATGAACTGCTGAGCCAATTAAAAGACAgtccataaataaatgtccTCTGTGCTAATTTTTCACTAAGAATCCATGATGGGCACTGAAATGTTTAtaccaaacaaatatttgcaaATACCATGAACTCAATTTAaagcaaattatttaaaaaaaacttacttttactTTCTCTGCCAAATAATATAGTCTATTAATACAAAACCCATTTTTCTCATCATTTTCAGTgactttataaatatgtaaaagtgTTTTGACTGgcaatttataaaatggaCAAGCATCTTTATCAGACTGAAAATTGAGTGACTTTATAATTTCATGTTTATAGTCATGGGAAtctgaaaatgaagaaaataacatgaaaatacaaaatactgaCAGGGACTCTttattctatactaatatagtAGTTACAACTACAAGTCACCTTTACTTTCTTTTGCTTTTTTGATCGTTGAAAATGGTAAAGATAAAAGATTTATAGCTAAGTGCTTGTTTACTGGGAAGATATTAATGTCAAGTGAGAGAGGACGTGGTTTCCATAATAGCAGCGATTTCACCAGTgtttttacaaacatttttctATAATGAAAGTTTGGATTTAAAAGCAATGAAATAGTATGATAACATGTAGAAATTCTCCTTTCTTAAGTTCAGCATAAGTTTAGAGTACGCAGACATCAACTATCTTTCACACAAATATAACTTGCGTTTTGAGGGATTTTAACACTTAATCTTATGTAAATTTCTCTATTAAATTTGCTTTAATTTGAGTTTTGATGTTTCTTCTTCGCTTAACTCCACAGATATTGTATCAactctatttctttttctcaATCATTTAGGTAtctctatttagtttgtgttctcaatctcaattcaataGGTACCTATGATATTTTCACTCTGTGACACTTGTCGCAGTAAAGattacatgatttttttaaaattttgcttgcttataaattttttccACAAATCTTTTCGTAGCAAAGAAATTATTCCGTAGGTAGTTGATAATAAGTTTCAaaggtaattataatttcttggCAGGCAAGGCAACGTGCAGCATGAATGCCCATAACCAATAACGAGCTATATGTAGCCTGTGGGCTATAGGTATACACTCACAAGGTTTACAACGCCCTTCGTGTGCAATACAACCATGCGTATAATCGGTCTTcgtaacttaattaaaaattttaataattgatcTTCTAAAGACTGCATGATGGTCTTTCATCTTAGCCTGAAATGTTAAACGTcaaaagtaagtaataaaaaaaacgatgaaatgcgtttttttttattacctactaTGTATTGCATTAAGGATAATAAGGGCATGGTGGTGTTCTTTACGAGTCTTTTACACGAAAATGAGATATTAAGATACAAGactcttaaaaaaaacatttatttcaagtGACTAACAATTTTGTACCAAATAATAACTCTTGAAATGCGCGACGATCCATGTGCGATGACCGCACAACTGAATTGTATAAACACATCAGACCAGCGAGCCGCTGGCAACTGACTTTCAAGGCTGTTGTGCTGCCCAATGTTGAGACAATTTAATATCCTTATTCTGTTATCTTCTTCCATATCTTTCAGAACTTCTCCTGCGAGAGCTGCGATGACTTGGTTTTCTAGACGACTTTTTATCCTTTTTGTTTCTTCTACTTTCCTCATCCTTGTTTCTCGCAGTATCCTGAGGTGTTAGTACGTCTTTCTCTGGAGATTCAGACCATCGCCACGACCGCGGTGTAGTTCGATGTTctctgaaattaattaattggtaTTAATttctatgtacatatattttttccatggctgtcgtaaaaggagactaagagAAAAGGCGCACATACATTTAGTGCACTTAATTAATGCTGGTCTGAtagcaaaaagaaaacatagttTGTGCCAGCTACTTCTCTTCCCGTGcggattgtaaaagtcaatcaaagtaATGGCTAtacatttgggattcttcttttaggcaatatatatgctagcgacctgtcactttttgaatatcaattccgtCATTACCATAGCTGAACAGTGTGTTTTAGTTCTAGACTTTGTCTAAACGGTAAGGGAAAAGAcgctattatatgtatgtatgtaaaaaaggaCATTGTTTTActgctttattatttttatcaaatccaATTCACCTTGTTGTTgtgtgaataataaaaatgtgccTTACCTCCTAAACTCAATATTGTAGTCAAGCAAATTGTTAGGATTACGAAACACATGCAAAAAATTACATGCGCGACCTTTAGGACAACGTTTTTTGACGTGAAGccctgaaacaaaaataacaggTAGTTCTAAACACATAActgaaatattgtttgttgaGGACTAGTTTGTTATGAATAACTAGAGCGTAATCTTGTCATTATCAATGAAGAAGTTTCTCTCATATTGTTGGTTGTGGTTGAAGACCTTACTTATGCTTTGATAGCCAAAAGTTTTATATCATATGCCAGTCATATaccttaaatacatacaaaattatttgtacaaaCTTCTATATCTCTGTAAGGCTAATTGATtcaattgagactcaaatagagAGATATCATTTTTAGCATTTATCACATATTTTAACCCataccttaaaaaataaatttttagttcAAAGTCCCATTTTAAAGTGTAGGGAACCACCCGGCacacatatttttctatttaaattaaatgattcaAAATACCTTACTTAACACGTACATGATCAAATCAGAGACGTCCTGGGAAAAGGTCACGTCAAGGGTctccgaaaccgacgagcttgcatgaagagatttatgaatgttgatgaagcgaaagaagtatacaggATTGTGGAAAGTGGTaaaatgtaatctctgcctacccctccggaaaagaggcgggatttatataaatgtttgtacGATCCAAAATAAGACATACCACATATTGCTTTTTTCCAAGAGATGACATTACAAAACTGCAGTGACAGCTGTTTCCCACCATACCAGCGAGTGTGCAATGCCTGATACGCAGCTACTGCACATCTGAGTTCCTTAAATTCCACATATGTGTTACCGCGTAAATGTCGCTCATGGTTGTTACACACCTATAGCacgtaattataatttttatacagaAATATTAGGTACATTAGTAGAGATATAATTTgttcaaatataaaactactATTGAGTAGTTGCAATTTAGAAATATTCATGAGAGCAAATTGCAggaattaaacttaaaaagcTATTTGATTGAACCTTTtggaaaaattgtttaaatcttGCACAATTTGTTTTGTAGTTACCAGGAAAAGTACTAAGGCAGTAATTTTACTTCACCCagaaaagtaacaaaaagaataataattttaccacAAATTGTATAACTCTCCCAAACTTTTCAAATTCAGGTGAGACATCAAAGAAAAATTCTTTGAATTGTCTGTAGGTTTCACTATCTTCATATTCAAGCATTAGATCCGTATCATATTCATTACAATTTGAATTAGTTAAGCCAAAGTGATCATAAAAATTTTTCGCCAGTAGAATCTGCaatgaaaaaatttgaaaattgtattcaaaatttaagCAAAAACTTGGTAAGTAAGGGATATTAGTCTTTTACTAAAACCAATTtggaataaaaatgaaaaacaaattaaactaGTTACAAAATTTGGTTTCGAAAGTTGCAGAAGGGGAAGAATTATCCATTATACAAGTTGCAATTGCAAATTATGTAGTAATATTAACTACTTCTTCTGCTGGTAAATTTATCATGTTCCCATCAACATCATCTGTCTTTCTGTATGTGTGTACAGTGTACACACAAAACGCGAAAACTACTGCTCAGTTTTGAATGAgggtttttgagatattcttAGTTTTAGTTCAACTTAAAAACTGGTTCACAAAAATTTCTTCTCTCACCCCTCTAAGGGGGGCAATACAGGGGGCCATCTTTTAAGTATTGAGATTGTCGGCGAATTAAGTCAGGAGcaaagtttatataaaatacttaatacaatACACTTACACAGCTGATACCGGGATATCTATGATTCCTAGAACATTGGTCACCAAACCTGCAACAAGCTGTTTTCAAAAAGAATGGACACATTTCAGTGTCTGGTCTTGTTTCCGAAGAGACAAGTAATTCTGCTGGTGGTTCTTTTGAATCTCCCATTAAGAATTCTTGGAGGTGTCTCATAAATGATTCatgcttttgtttattttcttcttcaagtttctttaaaatttcttcttgCTCTTTCTTACGTTTTTGTTCTAATTCATATTCCTATAAATAAACCAATAGACTTTTAGGCTacatttcattcataaaatggTCCACTGGAGTGAAATCTGGGtcaacattatttttctaaataactaTCAACCCAACCATTATGTCAACAATGAACCAAATAGATACAGTTTTTTCAGACATAAATCCAGCCAGGTGGGCAATGTTGTAGCACAGAATATATTGTAATAACATTtccataataaaaaagaaaataattaagggTGATCTTCACAActtatgattctttttttaggtgatgatGGCCTTGCAATCTGTTATTGaatgtagcctttcagtcttaaaGACAGCTCTAACTACCTtgtagggataaagacatgattatatgcatatatgttaataaatatgtaaaacaagCCTACCAATTTTATTCTTGCTTCTTGTTCCACATGTTTTTGAAGCAATATTTCTTGCATTTCTTGAAGTTTTTTCCACTGATCTATAGCAATCATTTCCGCCTTCATCCATTTCTCATTTTCTATTGCATtagccttttcaatttgttcaTATTCTAAAGTTTCCATAATTTTTTGTTCCCTTtcccattttttatattcttcagTATTTTCTGCAGATTTAAGCTTTTCTGAAATTATGTAATGTACCATATTACTTAGAGTAAAAATACTGGAGTAAGCCTGAATACAAAGATTTCTGATCACTTAGGATTTTTGGGTAATCCTAATCAAATCTTCAGATCAAGCAGTCAAGGGCTGTGCAATACTGTGCATTGCAAGGTTAGTCAAATCAGAAGATCATACTTTGTCCCTAACTAATGTGCCTTAATGCTTTCACAATAAAGTTGCACAGACATTAAGTAATACAAATAGCACCCTATGTGACgtgaaatcataaaaaattggAAGAAGTTTATTTTAGTCCTACATGTTACTCGTACCAATTCTTGTTTAAGTTTTACCAAACTCTCTTATATCAttcatatgtaaatattttattacattaactTACTATCTCTGTCTTTTGCAATTTGAGTCCTTATTCTGCGCCGTCTTTCCCGTTTCGCTGTTTTACGCCACTCTCTATGTCTGCAAAtcgtaatatatatatatatgcaggTAAGAGTATGTAAATAGGACCTTTCTactttacaataattaatttagcaAGGGAAATAAAATGGTGCAAAAATATACTAACCCCCCCATTTTCGATTGTGTCATTACTAACCCTTTAAGGAAATCGGTAGCGAATTTCTGAtgtgtaagaaaaaataacaatcaaaatcaagacattaaaataaatggaaattgAAGATCTCATGCGAAACCATTTCAAGTttgattttcaattcaatttcaatcaaacaaacaaaacaaatagtgTGAATAGTgctgtcaatttttttttaattttgacgttttgtttttttataatgagcATATTGCGATGTCCATAGAAATATAGTAACTAACAAACAACAACTCAAAACAAGATTTCAAGtcgaaatgaaataaaatctcGTTTTGCCTTTTTACTTTCAATCTCtgtgagatttttttttggatattGCTATCCTTCTATGCGATACGTttcgtaaataatattaaaaatgggaCAGGCGTTTTGTGTCATCGATAGCGGTATTTATACCATTATTCACCTCCTTCCCTTTTCCCAAAAATTTAGTGTGATTTGAATGGAACTCATAGAACATGAGCTGCATGGACAGAGTAAATTCATATACAGCGTGTCCGTTTTTTGATAATGTGCAGTTTTGGAAATGTATAAGTGTACGTGACTAATGCGTAGGCTTAAATCAATTTATCGATTTCAATAATGTATTCATAGGGtggaaataatatattttgtttttattttcttcacagACAATCTGGTACACAACGGGAcctagaataaaatattctggGCTTCCAGTAATTACGACTATTAGCTATTAATCCACTGAAGTCTTATTTCTTTCCACTTTGGAAATctgaatacataaatattatcgaTAAGTGATCGAGGAAgcaaatacctatataaataaataaatatatacgggacaaattacactgattgagttagcctcaaag
This genomic window contains:
- the LOC106143200 gene encoding transcription termination factor, mitochondrial codes for the protein MFVKTLVKSLLLWKPRPLSLDINIFPVNKHLAINLLSLPFSTIKKAKESKDSHDYKHEIIKSLNFQSDKDACPFYKLPVKTLLHIYKVTENDEKNGFCINRLYYLAEKVKCPSWILSEKLAQRTFIYGLSFNWLSSSLEVLLENGVSGDRIIRDLWVLKYRSDTIRERLERVKSMGIDNLYPWMVRCSEDILNRYVNISQETKNILGDTKSTQVYLANRLEISPEKVEKICMRIPALKTIRVTKVKNFLDILIKEGFRVEDIAAKPRVLTSAPNTVLQRLKQLRELGLNEINLNVLCRSKKDFNKYVEALTSKDSSSSILH
- the LOC106143045 gene encoding U2 small nuclear ribonucleoprotein auxiliary factor 35 kDa subunit-related protein 1 isoform X2 produces the protein METLEYEQIEKANAIENEKWMKAEMIAIDQWKKLQEMQEILLQKHVEQEARIKLEYELEQKRKKEQEEILKKLEEENKQKHESFMRHLQEFLMGDSKEPPAELLVSSETRPDTEMCPFFLKTACCRFGDQCSRNHRYPGISCILLAKNFYDHFGLTNSNCNEYDTDLMLEYEDSETYRQFKEFFFDVSPEFEKFGRVIQFVVCNNHERHLRGNTYVEFKELRCAVAAYQALHTRWYGGKQLSLQFCNVISWKKAICGLHVKKRCPKGRACNFLHVFRNPNNLLDYNIEFRREHRTTPRSWRWSESPEKDVLTPQDTARNKDEESRRNKKDKKSSRKPSHRSSRRRSSERYGRR
- the LOC106143045 gene encoding U2 small nuclear ribonucleoprotein auxiliary factor 35 kDa subunit-related protein 2 isoform X1 translates to MTQSKMGGHREWRKTAKRERRRRIRTQIAKDRDKKLKSAENTEEYKKWEREQKIMETLEYEQIEKANAIENEKWMKAEMIAIDQWKKLQEMQEILLQKHVEQEARIKLEYELEQKRKKEQEEILKKLEEENKQKHESFMRHLQEFLMGDSKEPPAELLVSSETRPDTEMCPFFLKTACCRFGDQCSRNHRYPGISCILLAKNFYDHFGLTNSNCNEYDTDLMLEYEDSETYRQFKEFFFDVSPEFEKFGRVIQFVVCNNHERHLRGNTYVEFKELRCAVAAYQALHTRWYGGKQLSLQFCNVISWKKAICGLHVKKRCPKGRACNFLHVFRNPNNLLDYNIEFRREHRTTPRSWRWSESPEKDVLTPQDTARNKDEESRRNKKDKKSSRKPSHRSSRRRSSERYGRR